The DNA region CCGGGGGGGTTCCGGCGTGAATGCGCTACCAGGAATTCTGCGGCCACCGGCCACCAGGATCCAGTGCGCGCACCACCGGTGGACCATGGTTTTCGCATGCTCGCCCACCCCGTGAAATTTTCACGCCGTCGCACACAGGAATCCATATCCGGCGGTGAATCAAGCACTTCAGGAGAAGCGGCGGCGAACACTACTGTCGGAAACCGCAAAGCATGCCAGAATTCCTCGAGCGAAAGGACGGCACAATGGATGAGACTGTCCGGCGAGCCGTGGAGCGAGCCATTGGGGCCATGAACGAGAAACTGGGCGAAGAGCTCACTATCGACGACATCGCCCGCGCCGCGACCTTCAGCAAATTCCATTTCACCAGGGTGTTCCAGCAGGCCACCGGGGTCTCGCCCGGCCGGTTCCTGTCCGCGCTGCGGCTCGACGAGGCCAAGCGCCTGCTGCTGACCACCTCGATCACGGTCGCCGACATCAGCCACCGCGTGGGCTACAACAGCGTCGGCACCTTCAGCACGCGGTTCAGCAGCCGCGTCGGCCTGTCCCCTTCCGCGTACCGGCGGCAGGGCGGCTTCCAGCGCCGTCTGGCCGGCGAGCCCCGTCCCGGCCCGAAGCGGGCGATCGTCCGCGGTTTCGTGTCGGCGCCGCCGGAGATCTCGCCCGGCCTCGTCTTCGTCGGTCTCTTCCCGACGCGGATCCCCGAGGGCGCGCCCGTGCGGTACACGGTCATCGACGCCCCCGGCCCCTATCAGCTGACCGAGGTCCCGGAAGGCGACTGGCATCTGGTCGCGCACTGCGTGACCGGCCCGCTCACGCGCCGCGGTACCGGCTACACCGGGCACCACGGCCCGATCACCGTCGAGCCGGGCGTCACCGCGCGGCTCGCGGACCTGCGGATGCGCCCCAAACGCCTGTTCGACCCGCCGGTCCTGCTCGCGCTGCCCGACCTGCGGCACCGGCCGGAGCCGGTCAAGCGCGCGGCCTGACCCTCATCCGGCTGCCAGGAAAGGGTCGTTCAGGACGGTAAACGTCTTGAACGACCCTTTCCCGACGTCCACGGGGCCTCAGGCGGACAGCCGGCCCGCCGAAGGGGCCAGCCCGTCCCGGATGTTCTGCCGCCACAGCTCGTACGCGGGCGTCCCGTCCGCGGCGTCTTCGGTGACCTCGGTCGAGTCGGCCAGCTCGACGGCCTCCTCGATGCTCAGCCCGGCGAGCGCGCGGGCGGCGCGGCGCGTGTGCGGCGGGACGAACGACGAGAACGTCCTCGCCTTCACCGCGAAGACGACGCCGAGCCCGAGCTCGTCCTGGTGCTCCCCCGCCGCCTCGCGGAGCCTCACCAACCCTGGCCGGTCGCAGCCGCCCGCGAAGGTCGAGGCCAGCCCCACCCCGCTCCACAGGTCCGGGCGGCGTCCGGCCGGGAAGCGGTTCACCGCCGCGGCGACCTTCACCGGGTCTCCGCCGTTGATGAACCACAGCGCGCGCCCGATGCCCTGATCGCAGGCGCGCGGGAAGTACGCGGGGGCACCCGCCCACGGGTACGGCTTGGGGACGAACTGCTCGTCGACCCACTTGCGCGTGTCGAAGTAGGCGCGGTCGAAGGCGTAGCCGTCGACGGCCAGCCAGCTCATCGTCGGATGGAACGGCACGCCGTCCAGCTCCGGCAGCACCTTCTTCCACAGCGGCCGGGGCAGCCGGGCCATCGCGAAGCCGATGCCGATGTAGGTCAGGAACACGTGCGGGAGACCGGGACCGCGCATCAGTTCGGCCGTCCGGTCCTTCCGGCCGCCGGGCATGACGTCGAGGATGGTGAACGCCATCGCCGCGCCCTCGTAGGCGAACCCGCGCATCTCCGGCTCGACCATGTCCAGGCGCCGTTCGGCCTCCCACAGCTCCGGGGCGGCGATCCCCCACTCGAAGCCGCACACCACCGACTGCGGGATCGACTCCAGCCGGGCGGTCGACGGCGTCCGCGGCACTCCGAAGCCGCGCCCCTCGAAGCCGACCGAAGCCAGCGAAGGCGCGAACATGACCTTGCGCAGGGCACCCAGCAATGAGCTCATCATACGTCCTTTGTGGATAGTGGCGGCTTCGCGCGAACCGGCTCGTGCCGAGGAGACCATGCCGCGATCGACGTCCGATCGAGGCCGGCGCCGGTACCGCCGAACAGTCCATCGCCGCCTTCGAAAAGGAGAGAGTTCACCCGTTCGCCGAACCGATTCACCGGAATGGAACGTACTCATCGGGGAATGAAAACCACTCGAGGTAGCAATTTTACCTTCTTCTGACCTGACAGCGAGTAATCGATCGCTCGCAGTTTCAGCACCCTCGAAGCCGTACCATCGTCGCAGCTCATCGGCACATTGATCATGCCGGGCAGGCCGCCGGGAAAAGCGCAACCTTGTATCGTGCGATTCCGATTCACTCTTCCGGGTTTGCTATGTACACTGAGAGTTAGCGCGTTTCTGGGGAAGAGGAGGTCGGAGTGATCCGAGTCCTATTGGCCGAGGATATGCACATGGTCCGTGGCGCCTTGGTCGCTCTGCTGAACCTCGAACAGGACATCGAGGTCGTCGCCGAGGTCTGTTCGGGCGACAAGATCCTTCCGATGGCCGCGGAGTATCTCCCGGACGTCGCGATCATCGACATCGATCTGCCAGCCAAGGACGGGCTCGCGGCCGCTTCCGAGCTCTGCCAGCAACTTCCGAGCGTCCGCACGCTGATCCTCACCTCGCTCGGCCGTCCGGGCACCGTGCGCCGCGCGCTCGACGCGAAGGTCAACGGCTTCCTGCTCAAGGACGCGCCTGCCGACAAACTCGCCAACGCCGTCCGTTCGGTCGCCATCGGCCGCCGGGTCATCGACAGTGAACTGGCGTTGTCCGCCTGGGAAACGGAAGACTGCCCGCTGACCCCGCGGGAAGCCGAGATCCTCCGCCTCGCGGCGAACGGGCGCACGGTCGCCGACATCGCGGCGGAGCTGTTCCTGTCGCCGGGGACCGTGCGGAACTATCTCGCCACCGTGGTCACGAAACTCAACGCCCGCAACAGGGTGGACGCCATTCGCATCGCCACCGATTCCGACTGGCTCTGACCCGTTCCGCGTCTTCTCTTTTGCCACAACCGGTTCATCGCGCCAGGTCGTGACGATCGCATACGGCGCAACGAAGAAATCATGGTCCGCCGGGTGTTTCCGGCACTGTTCCGAAGGTTCCGCCTCTGTCACCGTCATCGAGGGGGAGTCCGCCGGAGGGGCAGGGATGCACGCGATGACCATCGAACCGGGTGACACGGCCAGGCTGCTGGGGCCACTCGAGCTGCACATCGGCGGTGCCGATCGCGCGCCGAGCACGCCGAAACTTCTGCAACTGCTGGCGATGCTGCTCATCCGTCCCGGCAAGACGGTCCACGTCGACTCCCTCGTCCACGAGCTGTGGAACGACGCGCCCCCGCGCAGTGTCCGCCGGACCCTGCACACCTACGTCCACCACCTCCGCCGTCACCTCGACCCCGGCGGCACCGGCGGCATCCTGGTGACCAGCTCCCCCGGTTACCGGCTGGAGATCGACGCCGGCGTGGTGGACGTGTCGGAGTTCCAGCGGCTCCACCGGCTCGGCCGCGACCTGCTGGCCGAGGGCGACAACGCGGCGGCCGCGCACGCGTTCCGTACCGCGCTGGACCTGTGGTCCGGTCCCCCGCTGGCGAACATCCACTGTGGACCGACCTTGGCCGCGTACACCGTCTATCTCCTGGAGCATCGGCGCAACGCCCGCGACCTGTGGATCGAGGCCGAGATCCGGGCGGGCAGGCACCGGGAGATGCTCGGCGTGCTGCGGTCGCTGACCACCGCCGACCCGTTCGACGAAACCCTGCACGCCCACCTGATCCGCGCGCTGGGGCTCAGCGGGCGGCGCAGCGACGCGCTGGCGTCCTACGAGTGGCTGCGATCCAGGCTCGAGGACGAACTGGGGGTGACACCCTGCGCCGAACTGCGAGAGCTGCACCGCGAACTGCTCTCCGAAGGACATCCGGTCCGCTGACCGAGCACCACCCGCCACCACCAGATCAAGGAAACTGAGGAGTCAAGCATGACCGCTCGCACCTATGGCCAGTTCTGCGGCCTCGCCCGCGCGCTCGAGATCATCGGGGAACGCTGGTCCCTGCTCGTGATCCGCGACCTCGTGCTCGGGCCGAAGCGCTTCGACGAGCTCCAGCACGGCCTGCCGAAGATCCCGACGAGCATCCTGTCGACCAGGCTCAACGAACTCGAACGGCACGGGGTCGTCCAGCGCCGGGTGCTCTCGCAGCTCGACGCCGGGGTGGTCTACGAGCTGACCGAGTACGGCAACGACCTCGACCAGATCCTGCTGCAGCTGGGCCTGTGGGGCGCCCGTTCGCTCACCGACCCGGCCGCCGACGACCTGTTCACCCTCGACGCGGCCATCCTGTCGCTGTACACGACGTTCCAGCCCGACGCGGCCCGCGGCATCGACTGCGCGTTCGAACTGCACTACGGCGATCAGATGATCGTGCACGCGGTGGTCGAGGACGGCGCCATGACGGCCGGGGAGGGCCCGCACCCGAACCCCGACCTCGTCATCGAGCCGCGCGGCCCGGTCGTGCTGAAGCTGCTGAACGGCGAGATGGACGCCGCGAGCGCGCTCACCTGCGGCGCGGTGGCCATCAAGGGCGAACCGGCGATGCTGGAGCTGTTCACCAGGCTGTTCCACATCCCCTCGGCGCCGTCGAAGGCCGAAGGGCTCGTCACGCACTGAACCGCCGGCGCGCGGGGCCGGAGAGGCCGGCCCCGCGCGTCACTCGAAGCGCGCGGTGTCGCCGGCGCCCCGGCGCACGATCTCCGGCTCGCCCGACGAGAAATCGATGACCGTGGTGGGCTCGACCCCGCAGTCGCCGGAGTCGATCACCGCGTCCACCACGTGCTCCAGATGTTCCTTGATGTCCCAGCCCTGGGTCATCGGCTCCTCCTGGTCGGGCAGCAGCAGCGTGCTCGACAGCAGCGGCTCGCCGAGTTCGCCGAGCAGGGCCTGGGTGACCACGTGGTCCGGGATGCGCACGCCGACGGTCTTCTTCTTGGCGTGCAGCAGACGGCGCGGAACCTCCTTGGTGGCCGGGAGGATGAACGTGTAACTGCCCGGTGTGGACGCCTTGACCGCGCGGAAGACCGCGTTGTCCACGTGCACGAACTGGCCCAGCTGGGCGAAGTCCTGGCACACCAGGGTGAAATGGTGGCGGTCGTCGAGCTTGCGGATGCTCCGGATGCGGTCGATGCCCTGTTTGTTCCCCAGCTGGCAGCCGAGGGCGAAACAGGAGTCCGTCGGGTACGCGATGAGCCCGTCTTCGCGCAGGATGTCGACGACCTGTCCGATCGCGCGTCGTTGCGGATTCTCCGGATGTACGTCGAAATACCTGGCCATGCGCAGAGCTTAGGGCCACCGGCGCCCCGCCGCCGCGAGCGCCCGTCCCGCGTGGCGCACCCCGGGTGGCGTACAAAGTGGAACCCACGTCTTCCATCGTGGCGTGTTCCGCGACCGCCCGCGTGGTCCGAACGCCCCACACCCGTGCGGGTGACCGTCGGGATTTCCCTGTCCCGGTGCGGGAAAACGTCTCCTTGATCATCCTCCCCGCCGTCACGGAAGCGGGAACCGGGGTAACGAAGATGGGTTAGGATCCGAATCACACGGCGATGGAGGTCGTGCGACGGCCTCGGCCGTCGCAAGGGGGCAGCACGACAAGGATCACGACGTCTTCTGTTACCACTGGGGTGCCTGTGCCGGATCAGCTCGCGGTGACCGCCGAACCGCTGGGTACCGCCGGAGTCGACCGGCGTCCGCGGCGGGCGCTGTTCCTCGCCGCGCTGATCATCACCGTCGTCTTCGTCAACTCCTGCCTCTTCGGTCTCCTCGCGGTCTTGTTCCGGCCCGGGGTGGACTTCTGGCAGGGCCTGCTGGCCGTGCTGTACGTCGGGCCCGTGCTGGCGATCCAGCTGCTGTACTTCAGCAGGCCGGCGGTCCGGCTCGACACCAGGCTCGCGAAGGTGATGCTGGCGGTGCAGGCGTGTCTCGCGTTCCTGTCGACCCTGCACTTCGACGCGGCGCTGAGCTCGCTGACCACCCTCGCGGCCGGCAGCGCGCTGCTGCTGTTCCGGCCGCGGACGGGCTGGACGGTGTTCACCGTGTTCATGGCGGGCACGATCTGGATCCTCTGGACCTACGACGAGACCTGGCTCGGCGCGGTGTTCGACAGTGTCACCGCGGTCCTCTACGCCCTGGTCGTGTACCTGCTGACCTGGCTCGCGCGGCTGGTGACCGAACTGCACCAGGCCAGGACCGAGCTGGCCAGGCGCGCCGTGGCAGAACAGCGGCTGGCCTTCGCGAGGGATCTGCACGACCTGCTCGGCCTCAGCCTGTCCGCGATCGCCCTCAAGGGCGAGCTGGTGCACCGGCTGCTGCGGAAGTCACTGACCAGGGCGCGTGAGGAGCTCGCCGAGATCACCGGGATCGCCCAGCGGACGCTGTCCGACGTGCGGTCGGTGGCCAGGGGCTACCGGGAGCTGTCGCTCGACAAGGAGTCGCGGACCGCGGTGTCGCTGCTCTCGGCGTCGAACGTCGCGGTGCGGGTCGACCTCGAGCAGGTCGAACTCCCGGTGAAGCTGCGCACCCTGCTGGCGAAGGTGCTGCGAGAAGGGGTCACGAACGTGCTCCGCTACACCGGCGTCGAGCACTGCGAGATCACCGTGCGCGAGAACGGCGGCCGGGTCGCGCTGGAGATCGTGCACGACGGGACGGCGCACGACGACGTCCCCGAGGAGACGGCCGAGAGCCTGCGCGAGGTGACCGAGGAGGTCGCCGGGCACGGCGGGAAGCTGAGCGCGGGCCCCGACCCGGCGGGCCGGTGGCGGCTGCACGCCGAACTCCCGGTGCCCGAACAGGCCGAGCCCACCGAGACGGCGCTGGCCGAGGCGTCGGGGCACTGGTCCCGGATCGACGCCAGGAACGTCCAGTGGACGATGACGGTGGTCTTCATCGTCTTCAGCCTCTCCGCGATGGCCAGGGCGTTCATGCTGACCGACGACGGCTGGTCCCTCGCGCTCATCGCCGGCTATCTCACCGCGCTGACCACGCTGCAGCTGTCCTACTTCGCCCGCCCGAACGTCCGGCTGCGCTCGCGGCAGAGCTACGCGCTGCTGTTCGTGCAGGCCTGTCTCATCTTCCTGCCGCTGATCCCGCTCGGGAGCGCGTGGGTGAGCCTGCCGAGCCTGTTCGCCGGCACCGCCCTGCTGGTGCTGCCGCCGCTGGCCGGATGGACGGCGTTCGCCGTGACCGCCGCCGGTGTGGTGGCGATCCGGATCGCCTACGGCACCGACTTCCTCGGCGGCTTCTACACCTTCGCGTCCATCCTGAACACCGGGCTGATGGTGTTCGGGCTCATCTGGCTGATCCGGCTGGTGACCGAACTGGGCGAGACCAGGAAACGCCTCGCCGAGGTCGCGGTCGCGGAGGAGCGGCTGCGGTTCGCCCGCGACCTGCACGATCTGCTGGGGATGAGCCTCTCGGCGATCGCCCTGAAGAGCGAGCTGACCAGCCGGATCATGGACATCGACACCGATCGCGCCTCCGACGAGCTGCTGGAGATCCTCGGGCTGACGCGGCAGGCGCTGAGCGACGTCCGGTCGGTGGCGAGCGGCTACCGCGAACTCTCGCTGGATCAGGAGTCCCGGTCGGCGCAGGCGGTCCTGGTGGCCGCCGACGTCCAGGTGCGGCTGGAGATCGAGCACGACGACCTGCCGACGACGGTGCGGACCGTGCTGGCCGTGGTGCTGCGCGAAGGCGTGACGAACGTGTTGCGGCACAGCAAGGTCGAACGCTGCGAGATCGCCGTGCGGCGGACCGGCGACGGCGTCGCGCTCGACATCGTCAACGACGGCGTGGTGAACGGGCGGCCGCCGAAGCCGGAGCAGCCGGTGCGGGTGGAGGCCCCGGGCAGCGGCATCACGAATATGTCCGACCGGGTCGCCGGGCTCGGCGGGGAGCTGACCGCCGGGGTCGAGCCCGACGGGCGGTTCCGGCTGCGTGCCGTGGTGCCCGTCTAGGCCGTGTCCTGTAAGTCTGTTCGATGGGCTTCGTGATCCAGGTGGTTCCTGGCGGTGCGGGCGGATCGGCCTCGTACCGGGTCGTACTCGGCCGCATCCGCCCGTGCCGTCAGGGACCACTTGGGCGCGAAGACCGCGAACAAGACTTGCAGGACACGGCCTAGATCCAGCCCGACTCCTTGGCGATCCGGATCGCGTCGACGCGGTTGCGTGCGTTGAGTTTCGACACGATCGTGGTCAGGTAGTTGCGCACGGTTCCGGTGGAGAGAAAGGCCTTCGCCGCGACCTCCAGGGTGTCGCGGCCTTCGGCGGTCAGCCGCAGGACGTCGATCTCCCGCGGGGTCAGCGGGCATTCCACGGTGTCCCAGGCGGCGAGGGCCAGATCGCCGTCGACCATCCGCCGTCCGGCCGCCACCCCGCGCACGGCGTTGGCGAGCTTCTCCGCGGGGGCGTCCTTCAGCAGGAAGCCGCTCACTTTGGCCGCCAGTGCCCGGCGGAGCGTGCCGGGCCTGCCGAGGCTGGTCAGGATGAGGGTCCTGACCTCCGGGAGCTGCTCGTGGAGTTCGGTGGCCGCGGTGAGCCCGTCCTTGCCGGGGAGGTCGATGTCGATGATCGCCACCTGGGTGCGGGAAACCCGTGCGGCGGGGAGGATCTCGTCACCCGACGCCACTTCGGACACCACTTCGATATCCGGTTCCAGCCGCAGCAGCGCCACGAGCGCCCCCCGGACTATGTGCATGTCTTCGGCCACGAGAACCCTGATCACCACGGCGCCGTCCCCTCACGCACACCCCCAAGGCCCCAACATAAACACGCCCGCTCGGAACGCGTTCCACCGTTCGGGTGGTGAGTCGGCCGCGTCCTTCGTGCGGGCGGCGGGGCGAATGGGTCACGTGGCAACGGATTCCGCGATCGGTCGGCTACTTTCCGTCGAGCACGCGTACGAAACCGGCCGCCACTCGCGTTCGGGGCGCGAGTGACGGCCGGCGGGGTGCGTTCAGCTCGCTTCGGCCAGCGGCGGGGCGGTGCAACAGGCGCCGGTGAAACAGCTGAAGGCCTCGCCGCGGTGCTGATTGGTCCAGTGGTCGAACCGGTCGATCACGAGCTCGACCTGGTCCCCGGCGAACCCGGTGTCGATCCCCCGGACGGCGAAGAGCGAGCGGACGTTGTCGGTCGCGGTGTTCATCATCGATGGCTCCCAGGCTGTTCGGTGGTGTTCCTTCGATGAGGAAATCGTGCTGCTCAGGGCGGGTACGCGGCCAGTGCCATGCATCATCGCGGGGATGTGCTTTTCACCTACGCCGGAAGGTGCCTTTCGCCTGCTCCGTTTCCGCGATCTTGAGCACCGGACGGAGTAACGGGCGCCGTTTTCGGCGACGGAAAGTGGCGAGGCGATCTCAGCGCGGAATGGTGACCGCTCGTGGTCACCACCCGGTTACCCGCACTCGAATGGCCCAGTCAGCGGGCAGGTTCTTCGAGTAACGCGGCCAGGCCGGCGTAGCCGCCTTCCTTCAGCCGCACGCCCGAGATCTTCGCGTAGGCGGCGTCGGCGCGGATCCCGAGCCCTTCGACCATCCGGTTCATGAAGTTGAACAGGGCGCACACGAGGACGGCGTCGTGCAGCGCGCTCTCGTCCCAGCCCGCCGCGAACACCGCCTCGGCGTCCGCGTCGGTCATCCGTGCCGGAGTGCGCGTCAGCTTGCCCACGTAGGCCAGCACGGGCTTCATCCGGTCGTCCACGGGCGAGGAGCCGAGATCGGCCAATGCGGCGGCCAGAAGCCCTTCAGGCACACCGAAAGCCTCCGCGGTGACGGTGTGGACCCCATGGCAGTACCGGCACTCGTTGAGGCCGGAAACGTAGGCCGCGATCAGCTCCCGCTCGCCCGCGCCGAACGCCGACGGCGCCCGCATGAGGAGTTCGTGGAGTTCCAGCAGTTTCGCCGCGGGCGCGGGGAACTTCCGGAAGACCTGCAGCAGTGTGGCGTCAGTCGGCAAAGACCCGAGATAGGACATCCTGTGTACCGCTCCCCTTTTCCGGCGCCCGTCCGTGCGCGGCGAACTCGTCGATCTCGTCGCGACGCAGCCAGCAGGCCGCGAGGCACGCCACCGATGCCGGGCCGAGCCCGGTCACCGTGGCGGTGACCCGCGCGGTGGCGTGTTCCCATTCTCGGCGCAGGGAACCCGCCGCCGTCATCTCCGGACCTGCTTCGATCAGCGGCCGGACCGCGCGCCAGCGGAGGATCCCGGCCTCGACGAGCGCGTCGAGGCCGAGGTCGAGCGCCTCGTGCCGGGCCTGGTCCACGGCGAGGGCCACCAGCGCGGGCTCGTCGGCGAGCCGGGCCAGCCCGGCCCCGGCGAGCAGGCGTTCGGCGTCCAGGCCCAGCAGGATCACCCCCGACTCGGTCGAGGGCGCGTCGTCGATCGACGGCAGGGTGAAACGGGAGTCGTAGGGCTCAGACACGGGCGACGTCCTTCGTGACCGTCCGCAGCGGGGTGTCCCGGCGCAGGTTCCCGGCGACGGCCGCCGCGACCCGCGCGGTGGCGACACGATGGCCGTCGATGTTGCGGGCGGCCGGGCCCAGCGCCATCCCCGCGGCCGCGCCGACGGCGAAGACCCGGGGCGCGCCCTCGTAGGCGAAGGTGCGTTCGTCCAGCCGCGGCCAGCCGCCGGTATCGAGAACGGCTTCGCCGGGCATCAGGCCGTCACCGATCGACGGCGTGGTGCCGAGCGCCAGGACGGCGTGGTCCGCGGAGATCCGCGAACCGTCTTCGAGGTGGAGCCCGACCCCCGGCGTCACCTTGGTGATCGCCTTGCCGCGATGCACGATCAGCCGTCCTTCGGCCTCGGCCGCCTCGAGCATCGGCCGGAACTCGAACATGATCGACGCGCGCCGGAACCGGCCCATCAGTTCGAGCCGCTCGGACCAGCTCACCCCGTCGAAGCGGGCACGGCCTTCCGGACGGAAGAACGACGAGTTGACGTCGGCGCACTGGTAGCGTTCGCCCGCTTCGCGGACCACCCAGTGCACCTCGCGCCCTTGGGCGAGCCCGTTGGAGATCAGGTGCGCGGCGGTGAGGCCGGCGCCGACGACGGCGAGGCGTTTCCCGGCGGTGGGAACGGGTTCGTCCCAGTAGCTCACGCCGCGCGGCGGATGGCCGCCACCCCACCAGGTGTCCGGCGCGGACCGGCGCTCCTCGCCGAGGCAGAGCACGACATGGCGCGCGGTGACGGAGAACCGGTCGGCGCGCACGGTGACCGCGTCGGAGGTCGGCAGCACCTCGCGCACCGAACCGCGCCAGGTCCGTTCGGTGACGTGGTGGCTCGCGGCCAGATGACGGCAATAGGCCTCGAAGACGTCGACGGGAACCACGGAGCGATGCCCGGCCTGCGCCATCCGGATCTCCCGGCGCTCCACCGGGGTCAGCAGCGCCCAGTGCAGCCGCGCGAAGTCCAGCAGTTCGCAGTCGCGGTAGCCCTCGACACCGGGGTGGTGTTCGTACGGCGACCGCAGCACGCGCTGGCCGAGCAGATCGACGCGGTCGAAGAACCGGCCGCAGGGACGGCCGTCGCGGTCGACGACGACGAGGTCGCGGACGCCGTGGTGCCACAACGCGGAAGCGACGGCGAGCCCGGCCGGGCCCGCCCCGACGATGACCACGTCGGCGGCGGGCGGCGGTTCGGAGGTGCGCGCCGCAAGGGCGCCGGGGAGAACGGGCCACTCCCGTCCGCGCGGCGATTCGAGCAGATGGGGTTCCGGGACGAAGGTGATCACCGGCGTGCTCAGCCGATCACGGTCACCGGGACGATCAGCTCGATCACGGGGCGCTGCTTCATCCCGTTGCCGATCAGTTCGTCCAGTGTCTGCTGCGACTGCTCGGCGGTGTCGGTGGCGATCGGGCTGTAGCGGGAATAGGAGTAGGTCGGCTTCCGCCCGCCGGCGTCCAGCGAGTACACCTTCAGCACGGCCTCGCCGGGCCGGACCTCACCGTCGTAGAAGGTGAGACGGCGCTGATCCGGCGTCATGAAGGATTTCGAGAACTGGCGGGAAAGCACGAGGGTGTCGGCGTCGTTGACGAACGTCGAGTCCTCGTCGGTGACGACCTGCATCGCGACCCAGGTCTTGTCGGTCAGATTGGTCTCGGATTTGATCACCTGCCAC from Amycolatopsis sp. EV170708-02-1 includes:
- a CDS encoding AraC family transcriptional regulator, producing MNEKLGEELTIDDIARAATFSKFHFTRVFQQATGVSPGRFLSALRLDEAKRLLLTTSITVADISHRVGYNSVGTFSTRFSSRVGLSPSAYRRQGGFQRRLAGEPRPGPKRAIVRGFVSAPPEISPGLVFVGLFPTRIPEGAPVRYTVIDAPGPYQLTEVPEGDWHLVAHCVTGPLTRRGTGYTGHHGPITVEPGVTARLADLRMRPKRLFDPPVLLALPDLRHRPEPVKRAA
- a CDS encoding DUF1702 family protein, translating into MSSLLGALRKVMFAPSLASVGFEGRGFGVPRTPSTARLESIPQSVVCGFEWGIAAPELWEAERRLDMVEPEMRGFAYEGAAMAFTILDVMPGGRKDRTAELMRGPGLPHVFLTYIGIGFAMARLPRPLWKKVLPELDGVPFHPTMSWLAVDGYAFDRAYFDTRKWVDEQFVPKPYPWAGAPAYFPRACDQGIGRALWFINGGDPVKVAAAVNRFPAGRRPDLWSGVGLASTFAGGCDRPGLVRLREAAGEHQDELGLGVVFAVKARTFSSFVPPHTRRAARALAGLSIEEAVELADSTEVTEDAADGTPAYELWRQNIRDGLAPSAGRLSA
- a CDS encoding DNA-binding response regulator, which encodes MIRVLLAEDMHMVRGALVALLNLEQDIEVVAEVCSGDKILPMAAEYLPDVAIIDIDLPAKDGLAAASELCQQLPSVRTLILTSLGRPGTVRRALDAKVNGFLLKDAPADKLANAVRSVAIGRRVIDSELALSAWETEDCPLTPREAEILRLAANGRTVADIAAELFLSPGTVRNYLATVVTKLNARNRVDAIRIATDSDWL
- a CDS encoding AfsR/SARP family transcriptional regulator, with product MHAMTIEPGDTARLLGPLELHIGGADRAPSTPKLLQLLAMLLIRPGKTVHVDSLVHELWNDAPPRSVRRTLHTYVHHLRRHLDPGGTGGILVTSSPGYRLEIDAGVVDVSEFQRLHRLGRDLLAEGDNAAAAHAFRTALDLWSGPPLANIHCGPTLAAYTVYLLEHRRNARDLWIEAEIRAGRHREMLGVLRSLTTADPFDETLHAHLIRALGLSGRRSDALASYEWLRSRLEDELGVTPCAELRELHRELLSEGHPVR
- a CDS encoding helix-turn-helix domain-containing protein: MTARTYGQFCGLARALEIIGERWSLLVIRDLVLGPKRFDELQHGLPKIPTSILSTRLNELERHGVVQRRVLSQLDAGVVYELTEYGNDLDQILLQLGLWGARSLTDPAADDLFTLDAAILSLYTTFQPDAARGIDCAFELHYGDQMIVHAVVEDGAMTAGEGPHPNPDLVIEPRGPVVLKLLNGEMDAASALTCGAVAIKGEPAMLELFTRLFHIPSAPSKAEGLVTH
- a CDS encoding L-threonylcarbamoyladenylate synthase, coding for MARYFDVHPENPQRRAIGQVVDILREDGLIAYPTDSCFALGCQLGNKQGIDRIRSIRKLDDRHHFTLVCQDFAQLGQFVHVDNAVFRAVKASTPGSYTFILPATKEVPRRLLHAKKKTVGVRIPDHVVTQALLGELGEPLLSSTLLLPDQEEPMTQGWDIKEHLEHVVDAVIDSGDCGVEPTTVIDFSSGEPEIVRRGAGDTARFE
- a CDS encoding sensor histidine kinase, translating into MPDQLAVTAEPLGTAGVDRRPRRALFLAALIITVVFVNSCLFGLLAVLFRPGVDFWQGLLAVLYVGPVLAIQLLYFSRPAVRLDTRLAKVMLAVQACLAFLSTLHFDAALSSLTTLAAGSALLLFRPRTGWTVFTVFMAGTIWILWTYDETWLGAVFDSVTAVLYALVVYLLTWLARLVTELHQARTELARRAVAEQRLAFARDLHDLLGLSLSAIALKGELVHRLLRKSLTRAREELAEITGIAQRTLSDVRSVARGYRELSLDKESRTAVSLLSASNVAVRVDLEQVELPVKLRTLLAKVLREGVTNVLRYTGVEHCEITVRENGGRVALEIVHDGTAHDDVPEETAESLREVTEEVAGHGGKLSAGPDPAGRWRLHAELPVPEQAEPTETALAEASGHWSRIDARNVQWTMTVVFIVFSLSAMARAFMLTDDGWSLALIAGYLTALTTLQLSYFARPNVRLRSRQSYALLFVQACLIFLPLIPLGSAWVSLPSLFAGTALLVLPPLAGWTAFAVTAAGVVAIRIAYGTDFLGGFYTFASILNTGLMVFGLIWLIRLVTELGETRKRLAEVAVAEERLRFARDLHDLLGMSLSAIALKSELTSRIMDIDTDRASDELLEILGLTRQALSDVRSVASGYRELSLDQESRSAQAVLVAADVQVRLEIEHDDLPTTVRTVLAVVLREGVTNVLRHSKVERCEIAVRRTGDGVALDIVNDGVVNGRPPKPEQPVRVEAPGSGITNMSDRVAGLGGELTAGVEPDGRFRLRAVVPV
- a CDS encoding DNA-binding response regulator, giving the protein MVIRVLVAEDMHIVRGALVALLRLEPDIEVVSEVASGDEILPAARVSRTQVAIIDIDLPGKDGLTAATELHEQLPEVRTLILTSLGRPGTLRRALAAKVSGFLLKDAPAEKLANAVRGVAAGRRMVDGDLALAAWDTVECPLTPREIDVLRLTAEGRDTLEVAAKAFLSTGTVRNYLTTIVSKLNARNRVDAIRIAKESGWI
- a CDS encoding carboxymuconolactone decarboxylase family protein, translated to MSYLGSLPTDATLLQVFRKFPAPAAKLLELHELLMRAPSAFGAGERELIAAYVSGLNECRYCHGVHTVTAEAFGVPEGLLAAALADLGSSPVDDRMKPVLAYVGKLTRTPARMTDADAEAVFAAGWDESALHDAVLVCALFNFMNRMVEGLGIRADAAYAKISGVRLKEGGYAGLAALLEEPAR
- a CDS encoding DUF6187 family protein, encoding MSEPYDSRFTLPSIDDAPSTESGVILLGLDAERLLAGAGLARLADEPALVALAVDQARHEALDLGLDALVEAGILRWRAVRPLIEAGPEMTAAGSLRREWEHATARVTATVTGLGPASVACLAACWLRRDEIDEFAAHGRAPEKGSGTQDVLSRVFAD